Below is a window of Musa acuminata AAA Group cultivar baxijiao chromosome BXJ3-11, Cavendish_Baxijiao_AAA, whole genome shotgun sequence DNA.
GATTGGGCAAGAGGCCGCAAAAGAGAACGATGCACCAAAAGATTGAATGAAACGCCAataaaccaataacatgtcggacaacatgtgattaatcctttataataattatttagttCGAAATAGTTTTAAGTtggaattgggttggaattgaatCAACTCAATTAAGTGCAAATTGGGCCTAAGTTAGGACTGAGTTAGGCCTAATAGATGGATCACTCAGCCACCTAGAGCCATGCCAAGCGGTAGCACTGTCGAGGGTGGACGGTGAAACCGCTTGAGGCTTAGTCTCCTGATGATATTGTCGACAATTAATATGGTGGTATCGTCCTATTAGGTGATAGTATTgctagagcccaatctccgaggctctatcaagtgatggtaccatctAATATCAGACCAGCAAGCGATGTCATCTCGAAGGTTCATGAATGACTTGGGTTGCAGTTCTTTTCATCTTCCTCCTTTTGGGTTCTTGTGAATTGGCTACAAATTGCGATGTCAGAACGGACATGGTTGTAGTTCTTTTATCCTCCCTCTGCAGTATCAAAGGCTAAGCAATGACTCTCTGACATGCACTGTTGACATTACCAATCATTATTATGTAAAGCAGGAGGTAAGCAAAAGTCGTCCACGGATCTATCAAACATTATTTTCTTACAACATAAGACTTGCACCGTTGACGACAATATCTGCTGAATGCCACAAGCAATTTGCCATACAGCTGCATGACATGGTTGTTGCAAACAAGCAATTTGCCTTACAGCTGCATGACGTACTTAAGAGTTTACAGAACcagaacttaccaaaaaaaagagttTACAGAACCAGATCACAGGACATAAACCATCCCGACCTCGAGAAGGGATGCAGGAGGCACACGGAGGGCCACATCAGgccaggtggtggtggtggtggcggtggtggtgcagCAGGGGGGAGGTGCCAGCACGATGCTCCAGTTCCACACCGACGATGCTACGGGGGCCAAGATGTCTCTCCCAATACTCTTCTCTTTATGAGCATCGGATTCATTGCTGTTGTTGCTCTTCTGCATTGTCGTCGGGAAACTCTATTTTGTTCGTCACAAGAGCTCTATTTTGATCTCCTTAAAGGTGCACGCACTCTTGATTTGAGCAAAACATAGACTGGTAGGCAATGTGACAATTTTATTATCAGAATCTGCAGCATTTTCGTTCTATAATTGACATTACATGCAGCATACTTGTTATTTTGAACTCAATCCTACCTGCTGTTAGTGTTGAATTTGTTTGTGCTTGTCATCAGAATGTTGAATATTATTGTGAATGAAGTAAGCCATTGAATTGTGATGAGGGCGACGAGGGGGAACTATGGATTGTTTTTTATGGTAAGGATGTTTCCTTATGATCCGAGTGATAGTATTCTCCTCCAATTCAAATGTAAATGCACGAGAAACGCGGTTTGGCCACTGATTTGGATCCACTCGCCCACCGAAAGATAATTCCATTTCTTGCAACCACATATGATCAAACTCAAGTCTAAATCCTTGTTGTTTTATTTGGCCTTCCAATGTCGATTCATTTCTACGCCAACAACACAACCActgaaacgagagagagagagagagagaaagagatgagTTCACCAAGTTCTCAGTTTGCTGCCCCGTCCGGCGCCATCGTCGGCCCATGCTTCTGCGTTCCGGATCCGATCGGCCTCACGTTCTTCATCGACGCCGCCTGGTTGAACTGTGACCACCTCGCGGTGACCGACATCAACGGCAACGTCGTCTTCAAGGTCGAAGCCCATAAGTGGAGCCTCAGAAACAGGCAGGTGGTCGTCGACGCCTCCGGCAAGCCTGTGATTTCGATGCAGCAGAAGGTCCACCTCCTCATCTCTGCTTCCCTTCCTTCTTTCTGCAAAGTCCAAGAAGTTGACTCTGGTCGTTCTTTTATGCAGCTGAGAAGCATCCATGACCGGTGGCAAGTCTTCAAGGGAAATAGCTCAGATCCTAAGCATCTACTGTTTAGCGTCAAGAGGAGTTCTGCTCTCCAATTCAAGACCGAGTTGGACGTGTTCTTAGCTGCCAACACGAAGGAGGAGGTGTGTGACTTCAAGATCAAGGGAAGCTTCCGCAAGAGATCGTTCACTGTGTACAAGGGCGACTCTTCCATGGTGATCGCGCAGGTACATACCTTCTCCAGAATAAACTGTACAGCACAGATCTCAGCAGCTTTAGATTTAGATCAAAAACATTGATTACAAGTTTTATGCGGAGTTGCATCGTTAGAATTGTGTGATATGGCGATGCAGATGAGCAAAGAAGACATACTGGTGAATGGATTGGTATCCAAGGATGCTTTCGAGGTGGCCGTCAACCCAAACACCGACTACTCCTTCATTACTGCTCTGACCATAATTCGACATGAGTTCTTTAAAGAAGACGCTGGAATCTCTGATGAAATCTCTGATGAAATCTCAAATGAAATCTCAGATGAAATCTCAAATGAAATCTCTGATGAAATTTCAAATGAAATCTCAGATGAAATCTCAAATGAAATCTCAAATCAAATCGCAAATGAAATCTCAGATGAAATCTCAGATGAAAACTCAGACGAAACCTCAGATGCAATCTCAGATGAAAACTCAGACGAAACCTCAGATGGAATCTCATCTGTAATCATATCTGCAATCTCAGCTTTACTAGGTGGATCCTAATTCTCCATGCCTGCTAGTATAACAACGAGTGACTTCCTCTGCAGCGTGAAACCACATACGGGTACTTGGTGAAGATTTGGATGTTCATGGAAGACTTTGGTTGTAGTACTTAATCTTATGGTCCTCCTTTTGTGTTATTGTGGGTTGGCTATATATGTAAGAATTGATATTTATTGCGCCGCAGCTGAACCTGTTCAGAGATCAGGGAAGTAAAAGTGAGGTGGATATTGGGTCTCTTCTCAGCACTATGCACTGTTTAGAGATCATACATAAAGCTTGTTTGAAGAGCTCACTGTCACTTCTTTCAAGCATTGAAGATTCATGTTTCCTGATATTTTCAGTGTTCAGTTTATCCTTTTTGTTATTAGGAGATTTATGTGTTTCTTTTGATTAGGAATCTCAACTATATATTATAGCTGATCATGCTTTTTCAGTGGACTAATTCCACCTTTCCCCCTAAAGAAAACGAAAGCTAATTGACATCGTCAACACTGAAGAAGAACCTCAGATTTATTAGGCTTGTCTGCTTGCACTGATGCACTCTCTGACGCGGTCTTTGAGAGATGATGGGCTACTTTTCTTTTGCCTCCTCACTTGAGCTTGTGGCTCATGTCATCTATTGCGTCATCTTAAACAAATACTTGACTCGATCCAGTCTTCCGCTTGATCTTTATCCTCCAATTCGgctgtcagagagagagagagagagagagagataagatgATGCAATCGAGTAGTCGGATTTCTCGGCCCGACGCCATCGTCGACCCGCGGTTCTGCGCGTCGTACCCGATCGACCTCACGTTCTTCATCGACGCCGCCTGGTTGAACTGTGACCACCTCGCGGTGACCGACATCAACGGCAACGTCGTCTTCAAGGTC
It encodes the following:
- the LOC135653079 gene encoding protein LURP-one-related 15-like codes for the protein MSIHFYANNTTTETREREREKEMSSPSSQFAAPSGAIVGPCFCVPDPIGLTFFIDAAWLNCDHLAVTDINGNVVFKVEAHKWSLRNRQVVVDASGKPVISMQQKLRSIHDRWQVFKGNSSDPKHLLFSVKRSSALQFKTELDVFLAANTKEEVCDFKIKGSFRKRSFTVYKGDSSMVIAQMSKEDILVNGLVSKDAFEVAVNPNTDYSFITALTIIRHEFFKEDAGISDEISDEISNEISDEISNEISDEISNEISDEISNEISNQIANEISDEISDENSDETSDAISDENSDETSDGISSVIISAISALLGGS